In Canis lupus baileyi chromosome X, mCanLup2.hap1, whole genome shotgun sequence, one DNA window encodes the following:
- the KCNE5 gene encoding potassium voltage-gated channel subfamily E regulatory beta subunit 5, producing the protein MNCSESQRLRTLLSRLLLELHHRGNASGLGAGPGPSMGMGVVRDPFVGREATSAKGDDAYLYILLIMIFYACLAGGLILAYTRSRNLVDVKDEPAQACAVHEWAAADAETAAGSPAEGPHPLALRPPPTPAPGTAEGV; encoded by the coding sequence ATGAACTGCAGCGAGAGCCAGCGGCTACGCACTCTCCTCAGCCGCCTGCTGCTTGAGCTGCACCATCGGGGCAACGCCAGCGGCCTGGGCGCTGGCCCCGGCCCGAGCATGGGAATGGGGGTCGTGCGTGACCCGTTCGTGGGCCGCGAGGCCACCAGTGCCAAGGGCGACGACGCCTATCTTTACATTCTGCTCATCATGATCTTCTATGCCTGCCTGGCCGGAGGCCTCATCCTGGCCTATACCCGCTCCCGCAATCTCGTCGACGTCAAGGACGAGCCCGCCCAGGCCTGTGCGGTGCACGAGTGGGCCGCCGCCGACGCCGAGACCGCAGCTGGCTCGCCCGCGGAGGGCCCCCACCCGCTAGCCCTCCGGCCGCCGCCCACTCCGGCTCCGGGCACCGCCGAGGGGGTCTAG